The DNA region TACAGCTCCAGTGTCCCAGAGTTGCTCTCTCCACCTACTCTAATCTTGTGGTAGCAGAAAGTGTGATTTAGAAAAAAGCTTGGGCTGCTCCATTTTTCATAGGCAGAAATGCACTTATCGTCCTCTATGGATTTTTTTAAGGAGATGCGCACACAGGAAGGGAAGGCCAGAGTTCAGCCACAGCGCTACCTATAGCCTATTACACATCTGCGTCACAGCTTGAGAATACCTGACATGTCAACCAAGGATTTCCACATACCTTAAATTATTTAAGACTTTTCAGACTCGTTTTTTGAACTTTCTAACTTCTCTGTTGGCCAAAGTGTATAGTGCATGCCTTTCTGTGTGTTTAACTTTAAGTGCATTTGAATGATGGCATCTTTATGAATCTACACACCCTTTAGAACATTATATATGGATTTCTCCCATCAATTAGTAATTATAGCTTTCATCTTTAATTAAACTCCCTATCTTTCCCACGCagccctcactctctctctagCTCCACATGAGCATCTTACTcatgcacaaaaaaacaatgttatgtTAGATGTTAGACATGACTTCAAACAGGTGCACACACTTGGATAGATACACATATGCACAAATAGATGAACGCTGTAGTCCTTCCTGTTGACAGAGAGGAAGCAGTGTGTTATCTTTGCTCTAATTCCTTCaaacacagaggaaagagaCAAGCATACAGCTGTACTCTTACCACATTCATTCATGAAAATAAACTTTGTTAGAATATGAATCTGGTATTCAGACAATTTCATATAGGAAACCTTATTTGCTTTTGTCTATTACGACTATATTTCTAGGATTTTTCCTGAGTATAAACATTACACAGACTGGTACATACACAAAATCCAGTCGGGAGGTTtggaaaatgctttttttttctcctttttttgtCCAACAAAAAGATAAAGCACAAATTTTGTAATACCACACATGCAGCACAAACACTGtaaattttaaattttgtttttagtctaacataacataatatgatttttttgaaCCTTAAGGGACTTTTTAGAATGACAACCATTCAATGATATGTCTTTTTTTCCAGGAAGAAAAGGGATGCAATGAAGTCTTCCATACCACACTCCACTGTAATAACTACCAATGTAAAGCGTTGAGTAGGAAGTAATTAAGCAGCCTATTAATGTTTGCTGTTGCAAAGAAGTCATAGCccaaataataatttatttaagtaatttatttttacaatgatATCACACAACATTGTCAACCCATTTCAGaatgttttaaaaacattctGAACAAAATTTTATACACTTGATAGTGTAAATATGATATTATAAACCCTGTGTATTAAGGTAGGTCTAAACTGTTTAGTAGGCTCTGCTGAGTTGTAGGACACACATCATTGCCAGTttcaatttatatttatttattttttataatgatATTTTAGTGTTAGAGAAAAGTTTTTCTGATCCCAGCTCATCTGAGCTCCAGAGTCGCATTAGCAGCCTAAAAGTGTGAGAACAGTCAGAGATCTCGTCACTATATTAGGTTTAAATGCATTAGGTTTAGGTTGAGTGAACCCAGTTGTCCCAAAGTTATTATGACACTGCCCTCAAGTGGACAATCTACTTCGCTGCAATGCACAGGtcctgctgttttttgtttgtttttgtaaatgcaaatgtaaatgcaaaaacaaaacaaaacaaacaaacaaaccaaaaaaaaacaacagaaaaataaaaacccaacaaaaaacaatacaacaggTCTTCTAGGTCACGTAAATCATATTAAATTCTTCAAAAAGTGCAATCTTTTAAGTTAATttcttgtatttcttttttcttttttttaagtctgtTACCTTAAAATTATGCTAAGAGGGGGATTATTAACTCTTAAAACTTCATTTGTCAATGTAGTATTTTCCTGgtataataattaaattaagACATATTTAATCTGAAGAAAATTTAGGGTAATCAAATATAAGCACTACTTGAAACTTTAATATTGTAACATTTTTACCTGATATTCCTCTCAAATAGTCTTGCACGTCTGACCAAAATCTATGTATCTGAGGACATTCTACAAAGAAATGTATgatagaagaaaagaaaaagacaaatataaTCTTTGACTGTGTATcgatgttcaattttgaataaacATCTTTTGTCATATTTGTAATTATATACAGCACTTAACGacgtagtaaaaaaaacaaaaaaagttccATTGTTTTTCACTAAACGAAGTCCACCTAAATTAgcttttttgtacatttctcaTTAAGTAGATTTATGCCCCCAATGGAAACGGTATATTCACTAAAATTAACATTTTcaatctttatatttttcactAAAGACCCTATGTGAAATTGGCATAAAGTAATTTCAAACTCTCACTGAGACATTTGAGCTTTGTACATTAGTCATATCATTCATCATTATCATCTAATAGTTGGTTCACCacatttaaatgttcattatttaaactttgcagctgatgtcatcaatattccctggatgctaactgtaggcactgctatGTCTGAGTtgtgttagactttaatttgatcattattttaacacaatctgagaagaaagaactgactttgtTGGAACttcaacaggtgagatgatttgtgcttaAACAAGTACCTCTCAGATAACATTGCAGTTACACGCTGACTGGCATTAGCCAACACTCACTGTCAAAACTTTTTGGCTGtgcgtgtgagtgtgtattgtgtcaccTGGGTAACCGCTGAAGATTCTGCCATAGAAGTCCATGTAGCACACCTCCAGCATGTCACTGTATTgactgcaaagtattaatacCATTTCTGTACAGAATTGTTTCTATctaaaatacatgtattattcCACAAAATACAAGTGTGAGAAGAGTAATTATGCATACGAAGCACAGCCCAGCACAACAGAAATGTAATAATTCACAGGACGTTTTCCAACAGTAAAAGGACAAGGTAGAAGAAAATTTAGACCTGTCCAAATGAATTTTGAAAAGCATTTCATAACCTAGGTGACTTTTTAAGGAATCTTGTCCAGTTAATttaaaaattaatttaatttaagagATTTTTTCATAGATTTTCATGATGGTTTATTAATATTGGAGAACAGAGATTCAGAGACATCTAGTGTTGAAAAAAGGTAAGTGGCTCTTGTCGTTCTCTCTGCTTTCTTTTCTGCCATATATAGATATATCTCTGGTAAACCAGCAATTAAACTTCTTTAAATGACATCCACCATAGGTGTAAAGTTAttaactgtttttattgcaaGACAAGTTGGTGCTGTTCATCATGAGATTTAATCATGTGCGTTATGTGCATGTGAGACTCTAATAGAAGCTCCGCCGCGCTCGTGTTTGTACGAGACTTCAACTGAGACTTGAATTGTACTGAAAAAGAGGGGTCAGTAAAATGGCTCTTACTTTGTTCAATAAAACAGCGCCCATTAGGTCTAATTAAGCTCAGGTGGTGCGTCACGCCGCGATCTTACGCCGCGGTGCGTCACTACGTCACGCCGCGTCGTGGTCGTCTCTGTCCTTCACATCTCCCCGGTTCGTCTGCGCCCTTCTGCTGAGAAACGATGGCTCTGCTCACAACCAACAGGTTTCTGTCCGGCCTGGGGACCTTAACCCCTTCCCTGGGAGTCCTGTCCACCCGCCAAAGGTAAAAATAAGCACAGATTTTCACAACACTGCGATATCTCTGGATGTAACTCAGAGCGCGCTGTAGCTGCGTGGTTTCTGACATAGCTCCAAACTGCCACATTTATGATTAAGCAACACTGATGGCGCTATTTAAACGTTTGTGGTTTAGTTATTTAAAGCTGAGTCATCGTCGCGTTGAGCCAAACTGACTTGCTGCTATAAAGTTTACTTTTGAGGGCGCTATCTGTAAAGCTAATAAATGTCACGGCGGTGATATTAGCACTGTGTACGTCCTACTCACGTTTATTATTAAAGTCTGCTTCTTGATAAGACCATAAGCCTTGCCGTTTTGTATTAAAGTGCTTTCAATGTGGTAACTGTGGCTACTAATACTCTGGCATTTACAATAACCCCATGGAGTTCTTCACCGCTGCTAAACCATGGCACGTACGATTTGAGCCAAGAGGCGACCCGTACTTGACGTGATTCTGTACGCTGATTGGCTCTCGCGCTCCTCCTGTCGTTGCTGATTGGCTGATTTCTGACTGAGGCAGAGAGGAACTAGTGTCCTTACTGAGCCACTTGGAGGACAAACATTGTACCTTTGCAATAATGGTCAATATTGTTCTTTCAGTAGCTGTTTAAACTATTTTATTCATAGAAAGTGATACTTATTTCATCTCCTTTTTATTTgagacctgttttttttttcccccccattgGACCTATCACGTGTCAGTGTTGTATTTCATGGTATCAAGCTCCACAGTCCCTCAGTCTATCCATATGTCCAATGTTGTGTACTTCATGTCACTACTGATATACTCCTATTATATAACCATAAAGTTGTACATAGCAACTACAAACTGTCATGTTTACATGCCAATCCAACTGTGTGCATGTAAATATTACCACCTGCACAGAAGTTGCATACTCTAGTTTAATGTAATGCACAAATGTATCTCTTGATCTGTTTACggtatatttaatttttttttttgttttttgcatgcAACAATAAATACTACGTACACCTTTTCAAGATGTTTTCACTGATCAAGCATTAAAAACCCTGATCTAACTCATTTTAGATGGCAAATTGTAGTGCACTGGAGCGGTTTGAGCAGGATTATTGATCACCACTGTTGTTTTGGACTCTGAACCTGTAGAAGGGATTATAAATGTGCATGTTTCAGGAAACATGCACATGGGTTTTTCACATGGTTGAATAGGGATTTGGTAACTTCTAATCACATGAGTAGTTAAGCTCATTTCTGTCCAAAGTATGGTTAATGGATGTAAAATGGTTGTCTACGGTCAGGAAATTGCACTTTGCCAACTCACATGTACgtcattgtttgcttttatgTTTCAGTTCTTGGTGGGGTGGAGTGGCAATGGGCCCCCCTGATCCCATCCTGGGCGTGACTGAGGCTTTTAAGAGGGACACTAACCCCAAAAAGATGAACCTGGGGGTGGGAGCTTACAGAGATGACCAGGGCAAGCCCTTTGTGCTCAGCTGTGTTCGCAaggttatatatatacattttttttaatacatgtaTGCAGTTGAGAGGCCATctaaattatacatttatttaaattcaaataataaAGAATGGATGACTACTGGTCagagatattttattatttattccttCTGTTTTCTACTTTTCAGGCAGAGGCCTTGATTGCTTCCAAGCAGCTGGATAAAGAGTACCTTGGCATTGGTGGTCTGGGAGAGTTTACAAAGGCTTGTGCACAGCTGGCACTTGGTGCTGACAATGAGGTTCTGAAAAGCAGCAGGGTATGTTTGATATAATCTGAGTGAAGATGATATCTTGTATTTCAGCATTCTAACTGAAGTTTACTGTGTTTTTCTACAGAGCATCACTGTGCAGACCATTTCAGGAACCGGGTCCTTGCGTATTGGAGCCAACTTTTTGGTTAGAttacttttcttttacttggTATAATATAAAAATCTAGTATCTgactgatgttttttgtttttgttcttgtggTGCAGTCTCGATTTCATACAGGTCCACGAGATGTGTACCTGCCCAAACCCTCTTGGGGAAACCACACGCCCATCTTCAGAGATGCAGGAATGCAACTTAAGGCATACAGATACTATGACCCTTCAACCTGTGGCTTTGACTTCAATGGAGCTCTAGAGGACATCTCTGTAAGCTAGACCtcagttttatctttttaaGATGCTTACAAGAATTTCCCCCAGAGGCCATTATTGAGTGTTATcctattgtgttttaaaattctCCACATATTTACATGCTCCTCCGACAGGAACACAATGAGGATTATGACTAATTGTGCTTGCTACTGATTTGTACAACACTATGTTTCATTGAAATAATTAACATCAATGGCTTGCTAAACTGggaagttttttatttttgagttctCATGTTTCAGAAAATTCCAGAGCAGAGTGTGATTCTCCTGCACGCCTGTGCACACAACCCAACTGGTGTGGACCCTCGGCCTGAACAGTGGAAAGAGATTGCTGAAGTTGTAAAAGTGAGTGACGAAATTACTTTATCAGTTGGAGTTTGAAAGTGTCATCTGATAAAGAGAATAAAGAGAATTGAGTGTCATAATTTTTGGTAAATTATGACTCTgaacttaacttttttttaaattttgcagAAAAGGAACCTGCTTGTCTTCTTTGACATGGCCTACCAGGGTTTTGCTAGTGGAGACATTAATCGTGATGCCTGGGCAGTTCGTCACTTCATTGAAAAGGGTCACAACATCCTGCTGTCTCAGTCCTTTGCTAAGAACATGGGTCTCTATGGTCAGTTGAGAAGCACAATCACAAATACAATGAAGTTATTATAGCTGAGATGGATTCACAATTGCAGTTAAAAGGGTGAAACTTGTACATTGCCACCCCCAAGTGGTCATTAAGTAGTAGacagttttaatattttcagCATTTTATCATGATCAACTATTCTCTTGCACATGCCGCAGGTGAGCGAGTCGGAGGATTCTCTGTGGTGTGCAGTGACACTGATGAGGCTAAAAGGGTTGAGTCTCAGCTCAAGATCCTCATTCGGCCAATTTACTCCAACCCACCAATGAACGGAGCCAGAATTGCCACAACTATTCTTAACACACCTGACCTCTATTCACTGTGGTATGTATAAAGATTTGATTCATCGTCAAGATTTGAACTCGACACATTGAAGTAAATGTTTATGCATCTTGCCCAGGTTGGAGGAGGTTCATGGCATGGCAAATCGTATCATCAAAATGAGGGAACAGTTGGTGGCTGGTCTGAAGAAGGAAGGTTCCACTCACAACTGGCAGCATGTTATTGACCAAATTGGGATGTTTTGCTTTACAGGCCTCAAACCAGAGCAGGTGTGTATTAAATGCTATTGATATTTAAGATTCATTATTTTCTAAATGACCAGTTTATAagtttttgtgttcttttttttttttttttttaggttgaaCGTCTGACAAAGGAGTTTTCTGTGTACATGACCAAGGATGGCAGAATTTCTATGGCAGGTGTGTCCTCTGGGAATGTGGAGTACCTCGCTAATGCAATCCATGCTGTCACAAAGTAGAGAGGTTCGATGACTTTGAGCTACAACATCAAAAGTGCTAAAGGAGGAAATCCTGGGTCACCTCCTTTCTCCTACATTTCACTTATAGCTAGCAGATTTCTTTTTGTTAGATATTCATACTGGTTTCAGGTTAAACTCCAAAACCAAGTAATTTTAAACTCCttgcattttctttgtaaacattttaaatgtgacTGAGCTTACATTTGAATTTGTGCAATGTCTATGAAGGCTGAACTTCTATAGGACTATTAAATACAAATGACGAAACCAAAATTTGTTTTCTTAAATACTGAGCTGTATGAAATTTCCTTTTGCTTTGTGGATGTTCAAGCACTTATTTTTGTAATGACACTGGTTAAAGCCCTACATATGTCAGCTACTTGGTTTAGGTCATAAATTGAAATGGTCACTCTTGTCAATAATGTTTGTCAAATGCCGCAGAATTAAGCACACCAGTCAAATGGAGGTGTCTGTGATGCAGACTGTAGATGaactgtaaatgttttatattctaGCCTAGTCCCAGTTTGTCCTAGTTTAAGGCTTTGTCTGATTGTGTGACTGCAAATGAATGAGTGTAAGTAGTAATGACTGTATTATACTGTATTGGAAAAGATGAGACATGCAGCTCTCATTGGTATTAATACAAATTTGGTTCTGTTCTGTAAACTGAAAAAGCCAATCTTCAAAACTCAAAGTCTGAAACCTGGCAGTtatacatttgcattttgtccTAAAAGCAACTGGTTATTGGTCATGTACATCATTGCACTTCAATAAATTATTGTGGTAAATTACCCTGTGAAGTCTGCACCTCATTTAGTTTAGGTGGTGATGAGATTATGGGAGTAAAGGGATTTTTTATGTAGAtgaagtattttacatttacattgaaactgtaaacgTATTTTGCTAATTTAATCATCAGGGCTAAATCCAATCTGTCCGCACTAAAGAACTACATTACCCAAAGTTTCAGTCAAGTGACAGTCATGTGACAGTCACGTGACAGTCACACGCCCCTCCCTCTTCAGACCTGATCAAAACACAGCGCCGCCAGCGCCTCTTCATGGTGCTGTGTCTGCAAACCACAGAAGCGACAAATCTATGCTCTTTACACCAGAAAACGGCACCGGACATGCAGTTAAGGTGAagtacttaatattttgtttaaatgtttcgTTATAAATCACTCTTTTATGGTGATGACAAGACAGACAACATCCCGTAGTTAGCTAGCAACTGCACAATGCACAGGTAAACAAGTAGTCCACTCTAGACATATTTGATAAaccattttattcatttcattcaatCATTTTATGTGGTTTGATGATGTCTGATCTTACActggcgtttttttttttcgtttttttttctttcttttttttttttctctttacaattttacaagGCTTTGTAGTGGAAAAAATGGGGAACCGCttttcattcattaat from Periophthalmus magnuspinnatus isolate fPerMag1 chromosome 3, fPerMag1.2.pri, whole genome shotgun sequence includes:
- the got2b gene encoding glutamic-oxaloacetic transaminase 2b, mitochondrial, yielding MALLTTNRFLSGLGTLTPSLGVLSTRQSSWWGGVAMGPPDPILGVTEAFKRDTNPKKMNLGVGAYRDDQGKPFVLSCVRKAEALIASKQLDKEYLGIGGLGEFTKACAQLALGADNEVLKSSRSITVQTISGTGSLRIGANFLSRFHTGPRDVYLPKPSWGNHTPIFRDAGMQLKAYRYYDPSTCGFDFNGALEDISKIPEQSVILLHACAHNPTGVDPRPEQWKEIAEVVKKRNLLVFFDMAYQGFASGDINRDAWAVRHFIEKGHNILLSQSFAKNMGLYGERVGGFSVVCSDTDEAKRVESQLKILIRPIYSNPPMNGARIATTILNTPDLYSLWLEEVHGMANRIIKMREQLVAGLKKEGSTHNWQHVIDQIGMFCFTGLKPEQVERLTKEFSVYMTKDGRISMAGVSSGNVEYLANAIHAVTK